GTGACCGCCTGGAACGCGATCTTCGAGTCCAGCAAGGACATCCGTCCGGGCGACACCGTGCTGCTGCTGGGCACGGGCGGCGTCTCGGTGCTCGGCCTGCAGCTGGCCACGGCCGCCGGCCTGCGCACCATCATCACCTCGTCCAGCGACGAAAAACTACAGCGCGCCCGCGAACTGGGCGCGCATCACACGATCAACTACCGCAGCTTCCCGGAGTGGCAGGAAGAGGTGCTGCGCCTGACCCACGGGGTCGGCGCCCACGTGGTGCTGGAAGTGGGCGGGCAAGGGACCGTCAACCGCTCGGTGGCGTCGACGGCGATGGGCGGCAGCGTCGCCATCATCGGCGGCGTCAGCGGCTTCGGCGGCGAGATCAATCCCGCGACCTTGCTGGCCGTCGCCAAGCGCATGGTCGGCATTTTTGTCGGCAGCCGGACCATGCTGGAACAGGTGCTGCGCTTCGCCGACACCAGCGCCCTGCAGCCGGTGGTCGACCGCGTGTTCACCTTCGGCCAGGCGAAGGAAGCCTACCGCCACATGGAATCGGGCTCGCACTTCGGCAAGGTGGTGATCGCGGTGAGCTGAGGCGCGCTCAACGCCGCTCGATCCTGACCAGTTCGATCTCGAACAGCTTCGGCCACAGCTTGCCCGTCACGTACAGGTGGTGATGCTTGCCGTCCCAGGCGATGCCGTTCAGGACGGCGTCCGGCGAGGCGGTGCCGCGCTGGGCCGGCGGCAGCAGGCCGCTGAGGTCGATCCAGCCGACCACCTTGCCGCTGGCCGGGTCGATGCGCGCGATCACGTCCGTGCCCCAGACGTTGGCGAAGATCTCGCCGTCGACCACTTCCAGCTCATTCAACTGGGTGATCGGCTTGCCGTCGGCGGTCACGCTGATGCGGCGCCGTTCTTCCAGCGTCTTCGGGTCGAGGATCCGGATCTCGGCGCTGCCGTCGCTCATGTAGACGTTCTTCGCGTCGCTGGCCAGGCCCCAGCCCTCGCCCTTGTAGTTGAAGCGGCCTTTCAGCGCGAAGGTCCTGGCGTCGAAGATGAAGCCGACGTTCGACTGCCAGGTCAGGCTGACGATGGTGTCGCCCACCGGGGTCGAGCCTTCGCCGAAATACTGGTCGGCCAGGTCCTTCTTCTGCAGCACCTTGCCGGTCTTGAGGTCGACCTTGCGCAGCGAGGACTGGCCCTTCTGGCCGGTGCTCTCGTACAGTTGGCCATCCTTGATGAACAGGCCCTGCGTGAACGCCTGCGGGTCGTGCGGGTAGGTGTTCTTGACCACGAAGCCGTACAGCGGAATGGCGGCCTGGGCGAGGTTCGCGCCGACGAGGGCGGCGGCGGCGAGCGCGAAGGATGCGAGTTTCTTCAAGGTGGTGACTCCTGGATCGGTGACGGCATAGTATGCCAGCAACGCGGCGGGGCCACCATCCGCTGCAAGCGATGTTAAGCTGGCGCCATCATGCAAAAGAAGATCCTGACTTACCTGGCCCTGCCGCCCGGCAGCGAGCTGCCCGCGCTCGAACACCTGGCGCCCTTCCTCGCCATCGTGCTGGGCGAAGAAGAATCCGACGAATTGTGGCAGGCGGAAACCGCGCGCTGGCTGGTGGCGTCCGGCTGCCGCTATGTGCTGGCCTGGGGCAAGGATTGCGAAGCCTGGCAGGAAGCCGTCGACGAAGCCAACCTGGAAGCCTTCGATTACGAGGACATTCCCGAGGAAGACCGGGTGCTCACCACCCGCCACGAGGACGAGGAGCGCGAGGAAGTGTTCTGGTTCGCCAAGCACCGCGCCGCCCACCCCGGCCACAGCTTCAAGGCCACCGTCATCCTCGACATCGCCTCGCTCAGCCGCAAGGAAGAGATTGAAGCGGAGTACGCCGACGCCTGAGCGGGCGCGGGCCGGGCACGCGTGCGCGGCGCTGCCCGCCTGGCGCGGTAGGATGGGCGATGGACACCAACACCCTTCTCCGCATCGACGTCTGGAGCGACTATGTCTGCCCCTTCTGCTATCTCGAATTGCCGGCCCTGCAGCGCCTGCAGCAGCGGTTCGGCGCGCAACTGACGGTGGTCTGGCGCGCCTTCGAGCTGCGTCCCGATCCCAAGCCCACGCTCGACCCCGACGGCGACTACCTGCACGACACCTGGAACCGCGCCGTCTATCCGATGGCCGAACAGCGCGGCATGCTGTTGCGGCTGCCGCCGGTGCAGCCGCGCAGCCGGCTGGCGCTGGAAGCGGCCGCCTTCGCCGAGTCCCACGGCCGCTTCGCCGCCATGCACGAAGCCTTGTTCCGCGGCTTTTTCGCGCAGGGCCGCGACATCGGCGACCTCGAGGTGCTGTGCGCGATCGGCCAGGATGCCGGCCTGGACGCCGGGGCCCTGCGCCAGGCGCTGCAGGAAGGCCGGCATACGGCCGGGGTGCTGGACGACGAGCGGCTGGCCCAGGCGCTGGGCGTGTCCGGCGTGCCCATCCTGTTCCTGCGCCGCGCCGACGCGCCATGGGAACAGGCGCTGCCGCTGCGCGGCGCCGTCCCCTATGAGACCATCGAACTGGCGGTGCGCCAGCTGCTGGGGCAA
This window of the Massilia sp. WG5 genome carries:
- a CDS encoding NAD(P)-dependent alcohol dehydrogenase; its protein translation is MQAYQILPGEGIDGLQCVEFPDRELGTGEVRVRVHAVSLNYRDLMVAGGNYLVNVDDPIIPCSDGAGEVLEVGAGVSRVQVGDRVAASFFPYWQDGPTGPDKIRHALGGDIDGMLAEQVVLPEDALVKIPPGMSFVDASTMPCAGVTAWNAIFESSKDIRPGDTVLLLGTGGVSVLGLQLATAAGLRTIITSSSDEKLQRARELGAHHTINYRSFPEWQEEVLRLTHGVGAHVVLEVGGQGTVNRSVASTAMGGSVAIIGGVSGFGGEINPATLLAVAKRMVGIFVGSRTMLEQVLRFADTSALQPVVDRVFTFGQAKEAYRHMESGSHFGKVVIAVS
- a CDS encoding glutaminyl-peptide cyclotransferase — translated: MKKLASFALAAAALVGANLAQAAIPLYGFVVKNTYPHDPQAFTQGLFIKDGQLYESTGQKGQSSLRKVDLKTGKVLQKKDLADQYFGEGSTPVGDTIVSLTWQSNVGFIFDARTFALKGRFNYKGEGWGLASDAKNVYMSDGSAEIRILDPKTLEERRRISVTADGKPITQLNELEVVDGEIFANVWGTDVIARIDPASGKVVGWIDLSGLLPPAQRGTASPDAVLNGIAWDGKHHHLYVTGKLWPKLFEIELVRIERR
- a CDS encoding DsbA family protein, which translates into the protein MDTNTLLRIDVWSDYVCPFCYLELPALQRLQQRFGAQLTVVWRAFELRPDPKPTLDPDGDYLHDTWNRAVYPMAEQRGMLLRLPPVQPRSRLALEAAAFAESHGRFAAMHEALFRGFFAQGRDIGDLEVLCAIGQDAGLDAGALRQALQEGRHTAGVLDDERLAQALGVSGVPILFLRRADAPWEQALPLRGAVPYETIELAVRQLLGQA